The DNA segment CGCCCGCGCCCGTGCGCGTGGTGACCACGCTGCCCGTGTACGCGTCGATCCTCAGGGAGATCGGCGGCGACCAGTTGGTGGTCTTCGCGATTGCCGATCCCCACGAGGACGCGCACTTCGTGCGACCCAAGCCCAGCTTTGCCGCCGAACTGCGCCGCGCCGACGTGTTCGTGACCACCGGGCTGGACCTGGAGC comes from the Gemmatimonadota bacterium genome and includes:
- a CDS encoding zinc ABC transporter substrate-binding protein — protein: MRLRSILTFWAATLPGTAAASPGSAAAVPASPAPVRVVTTLPVYASILREIGGDQLVVFAIADPHEDAHFVRPKPSFAAELRRADVFVTTGLDLE